The Thalassotalea sp. 273M-4 genome includes a region encoding these proteins:
- a CDS encoding Ig-like domain-containing protein: MKKSPCSVFPSFVSKHLLTFIFIVSCLFISAQAYAEKVSVGFQSGVVGEYSKNAHQPINIKTFSSLGVREIVISQESDNGLFGGTQGNDYAVLVTFSFTDGRVTSFNAAVNWRDTQGNTLHGIGLIVDAPVNDGTGYPVSDNSKKITYLLQPTTSNFDYSMGEISGGNAAQSGLLDALNEYLESVTSNPSDTPSVLTTSITANPTSIAADGNSTSLISVQLKDVNGNLITDNSHTVVIASDKGTISSTTYSANNTYQASLTSSTTAEEALLTATLNGVSISESTTVAFTKTITAPTANGQGIKTTEDIAKPITLSGSAVNASIAHFTIVTGPQNGTLATTPVLEDSTKIKSALTYQPNENFNGNDSFTFTVTDSLGNTSDSAEVSITVTPVNDAPVAQDDSAEVDEDSLVNIDVLSNDSDLDDTLDISFVSINTQATYGTAVVDTTKGHVVYTPNANATGSETGTDSFTYTLKDPSGAISHATVNITINPINDAPTVVSGEATASSTENVDVLSSGETIEVLQLFTDIDTGDTLKIATASATTGNVTISQDKNALIYKPADNAQVGNTDSINYQVTDGNGLATGTVTIKIVGNRAPVASSLTLTTNEDVAVTGSLVATDADDDVLTYQLVGGTDNSFTISGKGTLSVNQTTGSVNFTPVDNFFTPENAPLTFDYLVNDGTTNSDKATITITVNPINDAPVAQDDSAEVDEDSLVNIDVLSNDSDLDDILDISFVSINTQATYGTAVVDTTKAHVVYTPNANATGSDTGTDSFTYTLKDPSGAVSHATVNITINPINDAPTVVSGEATASSTENVDVLSLGKTIEVLQLFTDIDTGDTLKIATASATTGNVTISQDKNALIYKPADNAQVGNTDSINYQVTDGKGLATGTVTIKIVGNRAPVASSLTLTTNEDVAVTGSLVATDADDDVLTYQLVGGTDNSVTISGKGTLSVNQTTGAINFTPVDNFFTPENAPLTFDYLVNDGTTNSDKATITITVNPINDAPVAQDDSAEVDEDSLVNIDVLSNDSDLDDTLDISFVSINTQATYGTAVVDTTKGHVVYTPNANATGSETGTDSFTYTLKDPSGAISHATVNITINPINDAPTVVSGEATASSTENVDVLSSGETIEVLQLFTDIDTGDTLKIATASATTGNVTISQDKNALIYKPADNAQVGNTDSINYQVTDGKGLATGTVTINIVGNRAPVASSLTLTTNEDIAVSGNLVATDADDDVLTYQLVGGTDNSFTISGKGTLSVNQTTGSVNFTPVDNFFTPENAPLTFDYVVNDGTTNSDKATITITVNPINDAPVAQDDSAEVDEDSLVNIDVLSNDSDLDDTLDISFVNINTQATYGTAVVDTTKAHVVYTPNANATGSETGTDSFTYTLKDPSGAISHATVNITINPINDAPVAQDDSAEVDEDSLVNIDVLSNDSDLDDQLDITSVKIAAGPSNGSAKVNATTGVITYTPSDNFNGSDSFSYTVADSDALRSNSANVTITVNAINDAPTVVSGEATASSTENVDVLSLGKTIEVLQLFTDIDTGDTLKIATASATTGNVTISQDKNALIYKPADNAQVGNTDSINYQVTDGKGLATGTVTIKIVGNRAPVASSLTLTTNEDVAVSGSLVATDADDDVLTYQLVGGTDNSVTISGKGTLSVNKTTGSVNFTPVDNFFTPENAPLTFDYLVNDGTTNSDKATITITVNPINDAPVAQDDSAEVDEDSLVNIDVLSNDSDLDDTLDISFVSIKTQATYGTAVVDTTKAHVVYTPNANATGSETGTDSFTYTLKDPSGAISHATVNITINPINDAPVAQDDSAEVDEDSLVNIDVLSNDSDLDDQLDITSVKIAAGPSNGSAKVNATTGVITYTPNENFNGSDSFSYTVADSDALRSNSANVTITVNAINDAPIAKDDTAEVDEDNSVTIAVLDNDSDIEGQLDNTSVTIITDASDMKGSVKVNATTGVITYTPNENFNGSDSFSYTVADSDGLRSNSASVTITVEAFNDAPIAEDDAIEVNEDNKVAIDVLANDIDPEDKLAPATVEIITEPSHGDVSVNTSNGVITYTPKDNFNGKDSFSYQVSDLAGKTSQPANVVVNVKPQNDAPTLVNDLVEVDEDSAVTIDVLGNDSDIDENDGLDASTLVVVTAPSKGQVVIEEGKFVYTPDLNFNGSDTFTYQAGDNQGALGLAATVTINVKGSNDRPTAVNDNVKVNEDTPVTIDVLINDSDIDSDIDPTSISIIALPADGKVVVNNLTGELTYTPNSNFNGQDSFSYVVKDVDDATSNEATVTVSVTPVNDAPVAKNDTVILLEDATHKINVLGNDSDIEQGLDATSVTINKQPEHGQVSVDAKSGEISYVPDENFYGEDSFEYYVNDEQDARSNIAVVSITVELVNDLPFTNSDRFNVDEDTSASLPILANDRDIDGTLDISSIVITRASVSGDLTINDDGTVQYTPKADFNGTDSFEYTVADNESGRSEPATVTIIVNAVNDIPTANNQSLTVNEDTELNISLTADDKDADTLTYTITSQPLNGNLSGTGQNIAYIPDANFVGQDSFSFTVNDGITDSNIATIIIDVTPTNDAPTANGAAVQTPEDTSVTINLSGQDIDGDVLTYQIDSNPSHGSISISGGSVTYMPAPNYVGEDRFSFIVNDGSDNSAPATITITVLPGNDLPSAIEQTLSTAEDTAITITLAGTDIDGDLLTYRVITSPNHGNLSGEAPNLTYTPNSNFYGVDSFSFVVNDSSLDSAAATVSINVNEVNDAPQPLDDHVSINQNDNIVIFYPLINDTDAENDELTIVSATSNNGSVVINPDGSLSFTPEQGFTGTTTIEYVVSDGHGGTASATIVITVAKHNQAPVAVDDSFDLAYADTIELDVLINDTDPEGDNLTITKATSDFGKVDIVNNKLVLSPDASTQGDYTISYSISDTHNNSATATVYLSLNINNGPIITLPADLCDELTVNANALYTRVDLGQASAVDRFGNPVPVSLVDGKTLFPPGLNQAFWQATDSEGNTSTAMQRVCVMPLISIGKDQTLLEGESAKVGVYLNGESPVYPVVVPYSIRGVADMTDHTLVDSEVVITSGSEGYIYFDVLADTQTEDDETLIIELADTVNLGNKSVHYSTITESNIAPEISLHVQQQQQTRLIVSKNGDIVAISAQVYDPNLTDTFSYDWSNSDVELVNISNSMAEFSFDPANLAVGVYKIQLHVADSAATQKSDIASIYIEVVESLAQLGDEDSDGDLIPDHLEGYQDTDGDGIPNYLDRINECNVLPENARRQDGYLVESEAGVCLRRGDFTIGGETGGAQITATDIENNPNDALIPDPDAINIGGIFDYIAYGLPDEGMTFAITLPQLKPIPANAVYRKFNPTTGWGFFVEDANNSLWSTQGEPGYCPPPNSKHEQTVWTPGLTEGHWCVQLIIEDGGPNDDDTEINGTVVDPGGVSVLIDGNSLPEAEDEHHSIYVNGETTIDVLENATDKDGDTLILTSANASMGTVTIVDNQIVFEAPPSYVGTITINYGVSDNNGGTDQAQITIEIMPNAAPTVLGEESVINQGDRISTNLLENDNDPEQDQLTLTAVDNNQVSFTSDGMATFTPNPEQHGVVIIHYTVTDSAGNQSLGQWQVNITQVHHVEGKTSGGSNGLWILILLLAVTVVRINNNGVRHAS, from the coding sequence ATGAAAAAAAGTCCTTGCTCTGTATTCCCAAGCTTTGTAAGTAAGCACTTGTTAACTTTTATTTTTATAGTTAGCTGTCTATTTATTTCAGCCCAAGCTTATGCAGAAAAAGTTTCAGTCGGTTTTCAATCTGGAGTTGTTGGAGAATATTCAAAAAATGCTCACCAACCTATAAATATTAAAACCTTCTCAAGCTTAGGTGTTAGAGAAATTGTTATTTCTCAAGAATCTGATAATGGCCTTTTTGGTGGTACTCAGGGTAATGATTACGCTGTGCTCGTCACCTTTAGCTTTACCGACGGTAGGGTAACAAGCTTTAATGCAGCGGTAAACTGGCGTGACACCCAAGGAAATACTTTACATGGGATTGGTTTGATTGTTGATGCACCAGTCAATGATGGTACGGGCTACCCTGTATCAGACAATAGCAAAAAGATCACCTACCTACTTCAACCTACGACAAGTAATTTTGACTACAGCATGGGCGAAATATCGGGTGGTAATGCGGCTCAAAGTGGTCTGCTTGATGCGTTAAATGAATATTTAGAAAGTGTAACTTCAAACCCATCGGACACCCCTTCTGTTCTGACAACATCAATTACCGCAAACCCAACAAGTATCGCTGCCGATGGTAATAGTACTTCCCTTATCTCTGTACAATTAAAAGATGTAAACGGTAACCTAATCACAGATAATAGTCATACTGTTGTGATAGCTTCTGATAAGGGGACAATCAGTAGCACAACATATAGTGCGAACAACACCTACCAAGCAAGCCTGACTTCCTCTACAACAGCTGAAGAAGCCTTGCTTACTGCCACTTTAAATGGGGTAAGTATTTCTGAAAGTACCACAGTAGCATTTACCAAAACAATTACAGCACCCACTGCCAATGGTCAGGGCATCAAAACAACAGAAGATATTGCCAAACCTATCACTCTCAGCGGTTCTGCCGTTAATGCTAGCATTGCTCACTTCACCATTGTTACAGGTCCTCAAAACGGTACTCTTGCGACAACTCCTGTATTGGAAGACTCAACAAAGATTAAATCGGCCCTAACGTATCAACCGAATGAAAACTTTAACGGCAATGACAGTTTTACCTTTACGGTAACCGACAGTTTAGGAAATACGTCTGATTCTGCTGAGGTATCTATTACGGTTACCCCAGTTAACGATGCGCCGGTGGCACAAGACGATAGTGCAGAAGTTGATGAAGATAGCTTGGTTAACATTGACGTTCTAAGCAATGACTCAGATCTTGACGATACATTAGATATCTCATTTGTGAGCATCAACACCCAAGCTACCTACGGTACTGCGGTTGTGGATACGACAAAAGGGCACGTTGTTTATACTCCAAACGCCAACGCCACAGGTTCTGAGACAGGCACCGACAGCTTTACCTATACCCTTAAAGACCCAAGTGGTGCCATCTCTCATGCCACTGTGAACATAACCATTAACCCCATCAATGATGCGCCAACGGTAGTATCAGGTGAGGCGACAGCTTCTAGCACTGAAAATGTTGATGTATTAAGCTCGGGTGAGACAATCGAGGTACTGCAGCTATTTACCGATATTGATACCGGTGACACCTTAAAGATTGCAACAGCTTCTGCCACCACGGGTAATGTGACAATTAGCCAAGACAAGAACGCACTAATTTACAAACCCGCAGACAATGCACAAGTGGGTAATACTGATAGCATTAATTACCAGGTGACAGATGGAAATGGCTTAGCGACCGGTACGGTGACAATTAAGATAGTCGGTAACCGCGCTCCAGTAGCAAGCTCTTTAACATTAACCACCAATGAAGATGTTGCGGTAACTGGTAGCCTAGTGGCCACTGATGCCGATGATGATGTGCTGACCTATCAGTTAGTCGGTGGCACAGATAACTCGTTTACTATTTCTGGAAAAGGTACGCTGAGTGTAAATCAAACAACAGGGTCAGTTAACTTTACGCCCGTTGATAACTTCTTCACCCCCGAAAACGCGCCATTAACCTTTGATTATCTCGTTAACGACGGTACCACAAACTCTGATAAAGCAACCATCACCATTACCGTTAATCCAATCAATGATGCGCCGGTGGCACAAGACGATAGTGCAGAAGTTGATGAAGATAGCTTGGTTAACATTGACGTTCTAAGCAATGACTCAGATCTTGACGATATATTAGATATCTCATTTGTTAGCATTAATACCCAAGCTACCTACGGTACTGCGGTTGTGGATACGACAAAAGCGCACGTTGTTTATACACCAAACGCCAACGCCACAGGTTCTGATACAGGCACCGACAGCTTTACCTATACCCTTAAAGACCCAAGTGGTGCCGTCTCTCATGCCACGGTGAACATAACCATTAACCCCATCAATGATGCGCCAACGGTAGTATCAGGTGAGGCGACAGCTTCAAGCACAGAAAATGTTGATGTATTAAGCTTAGGTAAGACAATCGAGGTACTGCAGCTATTTACCGATATTGATACCGGTGACACCTTAAAGATTGCAACGGCTTCTGCCACCACGGGTAACGTGACAATTAGCCAAGACAAGAACGCACTAATTTACAAACCCGCAGACAATGCACAAGTGGGTAATACTGATAGCATTAATTACCAAGTGACAGATGGAAAAGGCTTAGCGACTGGTACGGTGACAATTAAGATAGTCGGTAACCGCGCTCCAGTAGCAAGCTCTTTAACGTTAACCACCAATGAAGATGTTGCGGTAACTGGTAGCCTAGTGGCCACTGATGCCGATGATGATGTGCTGACCTATCAGTTAGTCGGTGGCACAGATAACTCGGTTACTATTTCTGGAAAAGGCACGCTGAGCGTAAATCAAACAACGGGGGCGATTAACTTTACGCCCGTTGATAACTTCTTCACCCCCGAAAACGCGCCATTAACCTTTGATTATCTCGTTAACGACGGTACCACAAACTCTGATAAAGCAACCATCACCATTACCGTTAATCCAATCAATGATGCGCCGGTGGCACAAGACGATAGTGCAGAAGTTGATGAAGATAGCTTGGTTAACATTGACGTTCTGAGCAATGACTCAGATCTTGATGATACGTTAGATATCTCATTTGTGAGCATCAACACCCAAGCTACCTACGGTACTGCGGTTGTGGATACGACAAAAGGGCACGTTGTTTATACTCCAAACGCCAACGCCACAGGTTCTGAGACAGGCACCGACAGCTTTACCTATACCCTTAAAGACCCAAGTGGTGCCATCTCTCATGCCACGGTGAACATAACCATTAACCCCATCAATGATGCGCCAACGGTAGTATCAGGTGAGGCGACAGCTTCTAGCACTGAAAATGTTGATGTATTAAGCTCGGGTGAGACAATCGAGGTACTGCAGCTATTTACCGATATTGATACCGGTGACACCTTAAAGATTGCAACAGCTTCTGCCACCACGGGTAATGTGACAATTAGCCAAGACAAGAACGCACTAATTTACAAACCCGCAGACAATGCACAAGTGGGTAATACTGATAGCATTAATTACCAAGTGACAGATGGAAAAGGCTTAGCGACCGGTACGGTGACAATTAATATAGTCGGTAACCGCGCTCCAGTAGCAAGCTCTTTAACATTAACCACCAATGAAGATATTGCGGTAAGTGGTAACCTAGTAGCCACTGATGCCGATGATGATGTGCTGACCTATCAGTTAGTCGGTGGCACAGATAACTCGTTTACTATTTCTGGAAAAGGTACGCTGAGTGTAAATCAAACAACAGGGTCAGTTAACTTTACGCCCGTTGATAACTTCTTCACCCCCGAAAACGCGCCATTAACCTTTGATTATGTCGTTAACGACGGTACCACAAACTCTGATAAAGCAACCATCACCATTACCGTTAATCCAATCAATGATGCGCCGGTGGCACAAGACGATAGTGCAGAAGTTGATGAAGATAGCTTGGTTAACATTGACGTTCTAAGCAATGACTCAGATCTTGATGATACGTTAGATATCTCATTTGTTAACATCAACACCCAAGCTACCTACGGTACTGCGGTTGTGGATACGACAAAAGCGCACGTTGTTTATACACCAAACGCCAACGCCACAGGTTCTGAGACAGGCACCGACAGCTTTACCTATACCCTTAAAGACCCAAGTGGTGCCATCTCTCATGCCACGGTGAACATAACCATTAACCCCATCAATGATGCGCCGGTGGCACAAGACGATAGTGCAGAAGTTGATGAAGATAGCTTGGTTAACATTGACGTTCTAAGCAATGACTCAGATCTTGACGATCAACTGGATATCACTTCAGTTAAGATAGCTGCTGGTCCAAGCAATGGTAGTGCGAAAGTTAATGCTACAACTGGAGTGATTACCTACACGCCAAGTGACAATTTTAACGGCAGTGACAGCTTTTCTTACACCGTCGCTGATAGCGATGCTCTGCGCTCAAATAGCGCAAACGTGACCATTACCGTTAACGCGATTAACGATGCGCCAACGGTAGTATCAGGTGAGGCGACAGCTTCAAGCACAGAAAATGTTGATGTATTAAGCTTAGGTAAGACAATCGAGGTACTGCAGCTATTTACCGATATTGATACCGGTGACACCTTAAAGATTGCAACGGCTTCTGCCACCACGGGTAATGTGACAATTAGCCAAGACAAGAACGCACTAATTTACAAACCCGCAGACAATGCACAAGTGGGTAATACTGATAGCATTAATTACCAGGTGACAGATGGAAAAGGCTTAGCGACCGGTACGGTGACAATTAAGATAGTCGGTAACCGCGCTCCAGTAGCAAGCTCTTTAACGTTAACCACCAATGAAGATGTTGCGGTAAGTGGTAGCCTAGTAGCCACTGATGCCGATGATGATGTGCTGACCTATCAGTTAGTCGGTGGCACAGATAACTCGGTTACTATTTCTGGAAAAGGCACGCTGAGTGTAAATAAAACAACGGGGTCAGTTAACTTTACGCCCGTTGATAACTTCTTCACCCCCGAAAACGCGCCATTAACCTTTGATTATCTCGTTAACGACGGTACCACAAACTCTGATAAAGCAACCATCACCATTACCGTTAATCCAATCAATGATGCGCCGGTGGCACAAGACGATAGTGCAGAAGTTGATGAAGATAGCTTGGTTAACATTGACGTTCTAAGCAATGACTCAGATCTTGATGATACGTTAGATATCTCATTTGTGAGCATCAAGACCCAAGCTACCTACGGTACTGCGGTTGTGGATACGACAAAAGCGCACGTTGTTTATACACCAAACGCCAACGCCACAGGTTCTGAGACAGGCACCGACAGCTTTACCTATACCCTTAAAGACCCAAGTGGTGCCATCTCTCATGCCACGGTGAACATAACCATTAACCCCATCAATGATGCGCCGGTGGCACAAGACGATAGTGCAGAAGTTGATGAAGATAGCTTGGTTAACATTGACGTTCTAAGCAATGACTCAGATCTTGACGATCAACTGGATATCACTTCAGTTAAGATAGCTGCTGGTCCAAGCAATGGTAGTGCGAAAGTTAATGCTACAACTGGAGTGATTACCTACACCCCTAATGAAAACTTTAACGGCAGTGACAGCTTTTCTTACACCGTCGCTGATAGCGATGCTCTTCGCTCAAATAGCGCAAACGTAACCATTACCGTTAACGCGATTAACGATGCGCCAATAGCAAAAGACGATACAGCCGAGGTTGATGAAGACAACAGTGTGACCATTGCAGTGCTTGATAATGACTCAGATATTGAGGGTCAACTAGATAACACTTCAGTGACAATAATCACAGATGCAAGTGATATGAAAGGTAGTGTGAAAGTTAATGCTACAACTGGAGTGATTACCTACACCCCTAATGAAAACTTTAACGGCAGTGACAGCTTTTCTTACACCGTCGCCGATAGCGATGGTTTGCGCTCAAATAGTGCAAGCGTCACCATTACCGTAGAAGCATTTAATGATGCACCAATAGCTGAAGATGACGCAATTGAAGTAAATGAAGATAACAAGGTTGCCATTGATGTACTAGCAAACGATATTGACCCAGAAGACAAGCTAGCCCCTGCCACCGTTGAAATTATTACAGAGCCTAGTCATGGTGATGTTAGTGTAAATACCAGTAATGGTGTGATCACTTATACACCAAAAGATAACTTTAACGGCAAGGACAGCTTTAGCTATCAGGTATCGGATTTAGCAGGTAAAACATCACAACCAGCAAACGTTGTTGTTAATGTTAAACCGCAAAACGATGCACCTACCTTAGTGAATGATTTAGTCGAAGTCGATGAAGACTCTGCAGTTACCATTGATGTTTTAGGAAATGATTCTGATATTGATGAAAACGATGGCTTAGACGCATCAACTCTTGTTGTGGTCACAGCGCCAAGTAAAGGTCAGGTTGTCATTGAAGAAGGTAAATTTGTATACACGCCTGATTTAAACTTTAACGGCAGTGATACCTTCACATATCAAGCTGGGGATAATCAAGGTGCTCTTGGCCTAGCCGCCACCGTTACCATCAATGTTAAAGGTAGTAACGACAGACCAACGGCTGTAAATGACAACGTCAAAGTAAACGAAGATACGCCAGTTACCATCGACGTGTTAATCAATGACAGTGATATTGATAGTGATATCGACCCAACTTCGATCAGCATTATCGCTTTACCAGCAGATGGTAAAGTGGTGGTAAATAATCTAACCGGTGAACTTACTTATACGCCAAATAGTAACTTTAACGGTCAAGATAGTTTTAGTTATGTCGTTAAAGACGTTGATGATGCTACATCTAATGAAGCGACTGTTACGGTATCTGTAACTCCGGTAAACGACGCGCCTGTCGCTAAAAACGACACCGTTATTTTGTTAGAAGACGCTACTCACAAAATTAATGTTCTAGGTAATGATAGCGATATCGAACAAGGATTAGATGCAACGAGCGTCACCATTAACAAACAGCCTGAACATGGCCAAGTTAGTGTGGATGCTAAATCAGGTGAAATCAGTTATGTTCCTGATGAAAATTTTTACGGTGAAGATAGCTTTGAATACTATGTTAACGATGAGCAAGACGCTCGCTCTAATATCGCAGTAGTTTCGATCACTGTAGAGCTGGTTAACGATTTACCGTTTACCAATTCAGACCGCTTTAACGTGGATGAAGATACCAGTGCATCATTACCCATTTTAGCCAATGACCGCGACATTGATGGCACATTAGACATTAGTTCTATCGTTATCACTCGTGCGTCAGTAAGTGGTGACTTGACCATTAATGATGATGGTACGGTACAATACACCCCTAAGGCAGACTTTAACGGTACTGATAGCTTCGAATATACCGTCGCCGATAACGAAAGTGGTCGCTCTGAACCTGCGACGGTTACAATTATCGTCAATGCCGTCAACGACATACCGACGGCAAACAACCAATCGTTAACCGTAAATGAAGACACCGAATTAAATATTTCTCTAACGGCTGATGATAAAGACGCAGACACTTTAACCTATACCATTACAAGTCAACCGCTTAACGGCAACCTTTCGGGTACGGGTCAAAATATTGCGTATATTCCAGATGCTAACTTCGTGGGTCAAGACAGCTTTTCTTTTACCGTTAATGATGGCATTACCGATTCGAATATTGCCACAATCATCATTGATGTTACGCCAACCAACGACGCTCCAACCGCCAACGGTGCTGCTGTGCAGACACCTGAAGATACATCGGTAACGATTAACTTAAGTGGCCAAGATATTGATGGCGACGTGTTAACATATCAAATTGATAGTAACCCAAGTCATGGTTCTATTTCGATTTCTGGTGGCTCTGTTACCTATATGCCTGCGCCAAATTATGTTGGTGAAGATCGTTTCAGCTTTATCGTCAATGATGGTAGCGACAATTCAGCGCCAGCAACAATTACGATAACGGTATTACCTGGCAATGATTTGCCAAGTGCGATTGAGCAAACTCTTTCGACAGCAGAAGATACCGCTATTACCATAACGTTAGCAGGAACAGACATCGACGGTGATTTACTGACTTATCGGGTGATCACATCGCCAAATCACGGCAACTTAAGTGGTGAAGCACCTAACCTAACCTATACCCCAAACAGTAACTTTTATGGCGTCGATAGCTTTAGTTTTGTGGTGAACGATTCAAGCCTAGACTCTGCAGCTGCCACGGTCAGCATTAACGTCAATGAAGTCAACGATGCGCCTCAGCCTTTAGATGATCATGTGAGCATCAATCAAAATGACAATATTGTCATTTTCTACCCTTTGATTAACGACACGGATGCCGAAAACGACGAACTAACCATTGTTTCAGCAACCAGCAATAATGGTAGCGTTGTTATCAACCCAGACGGTAGCTTAAGCTTCACACCTGAACAAGGGTTTACGGGTACCACAACCATTGAGTATGTGGTGAGTGACGGTCATGGCGGAACAGCTTCAGCAACCATTGTCATTACAGTCGCTAAACATAATCAAGCGCCTGTAGCCGTTGATGATAGCTTTGACTTAGCTTACGCTGATACCATAGAACTTGATGTATTAATCAATGATACCGATCCGGAAGGCGATAACCTGACGATCACCAAAGCCACCAGTGATTTTGGCAAAGTAGACATTGTTAATAATAAGCTTGTATTGTCGCCAGATGCATCGACTCAAGGTGACTACACCATTAGCTATAGCATTAGCGATACGCACAATAACAGTGCTACGGCGACCGTCTATCTTTCATTAAACATCAACAACGGCCCCATTATCACCTTACCTGCGGATTTATGTGATGAGTTAACCGTTAATGCAAATGCACTCTACACTCGTGTTGACTTAGGCCAGGCCAGTGCAGTTGATAGGTTTGGTAACCCTGTGCCTGTTTCACTGGTAGATGGTAAAACGTTATTCCCACCCGGCCTTAACCAAGCATTTTGGCAAGCGACTGACAGTGAAGGCAATACTTCTACAGCCATGCAACGCGTATGTGTGATGCCTTTAATCTCTATAGGTAAAGATCAAACTCTGCTTGAAGGTGAGTCTGCGAAAGTAGGTGTTTACTTAAATGGCGAATCCCCCGTTTACCCTGTGGTTGTGCCTTACAGTATTAGAGGCGTAGCTGATATGACCGATCACACCTTAGTAGACTCAGAGGTTGTGATAACTTCGGGCAGTGAAGGTTACATCTATTTTGATGTTCTAGCGGATACACAAACAGAAGATGATGAAACCTTAATCATCGAACTTGCCGACACCGTAAACTTAGGTAATAAGTCTGTCCATTACAGCACCATTACCGAGTCCAATATTGCACCAGAGATTAGTTTGCATGTGCAACAACAACAGCAAACTCGTCTTATCGTAAGTAAAAATGGTGACATCGTGGCGATTAGTGCTCAGGTTTACGATCCAAATCTAACCGATACCTTTAGCTACGATTGGTCAAACTCTGACGTTGAGTTAGTAAATATCAGCAACTCTATGGCTGAATTTAGCTTTGATCCAGCGAACTTAGCCGTAGGCGTTTATAAAATTCAGTTGCATGTCGCGGACAGCGCGGCCACGCAGAAATCAGATATTGCCTCTATTTACATTGAAGTAGTAGAGTCTTTGGCTCAGCTTGGTGACGAAGACAGTGACGGCGATTTGATTCCTGATCACTTAGAAGGTTATCAAGATACCGATGGCGACGGCATTCCTAATTACCTCGACAGAATCAACGAATGTAACGTGCTACCTGAAAATGCCAGACGACAAGATGGCTACTTAGTTGAAAGTGAAGCTGGGGTTTGTTTAAGACGAGGTGACTTTACCATAGGTGGCGAGACCGGCGGTGCCCAAATCACCGCTACCGACATCGAAAATAATCCAAACGATGCCCTGATCCC